One window of Halichondria panicea chromosome 7, odHalPani1.1, whole genome shotgun sequence genomic DNA carries:
- the LOC135338910 gene encoding proline-rich protein 36-like encodes MATGSGAPRPPFSPEQLAWIEATYVGTPPDPPVLRIEPPPPVTLPPGSHLQPAWAQPFSRPTRSPAGDHLPTAPLGPNPLPAGLAPPGPLPAHHPRLGQPTHSFPVTGTAAGALPLFTPPTSGLDILAAAALHPPATVLPGLHSPGPYNPGATVSTTVAAKILALKFIEMSEISSEDLNPSAPTGRPRLAISDISVWVEKFATMAAILAQRFPEKAPELFAYLALIVRCERNYQSAQWVAYDCAFRREALALPDLNWSIPNPRLFQEAFTGRARDIPRCHLCLRDDHVATSCPLSPQSAPPSTGYHPPPPPPNPLPSQWGRATQPPHRQSQELCYRWNRGLCKVADNRCRYTHACRECRGNHRAIHCHRTNPQGGRDRSPGPRWSPGPRPFQGPSFRRY; translated from the exons ATGGCCACCGGCTCCGGAGCTCCTCGACCGCCGTTCTCCCCCGAGCAACTGGCGTGGATTGAGGCCACATACGTCGGGACACCACCGGACCCCCCTGTCCTCCGGATAGAGCCCCCACCTCCGGTCACTCTACCCCCA GGGTCACACCTTCAGCCTGCTTGGGCCCAGCCCTTCAGCAGGCCCACCCGGTCCCCCGCCGGGGACCACCTACCCACAGCCCCGCTCGGGCCCAACCCACTCCCCGCCGGGCTAGCCCCGCCCGGGCCACTCCCAGCTCACCATCCCCGCTTGGGCCAA CCCACTCACTCTTTCCCCGTTACAGGGACGGCTGCAGGGGCGCTCCCCCTCTTCACTCCTCCAACGTCTGGTCTGGACATATTGGCCGCGGCTGCCCTCCATCCCCCGGCCACAGTACTACCGGGCCTCCACTCCCCAGGCCCTTACAACCCGGGAGCGACAGTGTCGACGACTGTCGCCGCAAAAATTCTAGCCCTCAAGTTCATTGAGATGTCCGAGATCAGCAGCGAAGACCTCAACCCCTCTGCCCCGACTGGGCGCCCGAGGCTGGCCATCTCCGACATATCTGTCTGGGTGGAGAAGTTTGCCACGATGGCGGCGATCCTGGCCCAACGTTTTCCCGAGAAGGCTCCGGAACTGTTCGCCTACTTGGCCCTGATCGTCCGGTGTGAGCGTAACTACCAATCAGCACAGTGGGTCGCATACGACTGTGCCTTCCGGCGTGAGGCCCTGGCCCTCCCAGACCTCAACTGGTCCATCCCGAACCCCCGTCTTTTCCAGGAGGCCTTCACGGGAAGGGCAAGGGATATCCCCCGCTGCCACCTGTGCTTGAGGGACGACCACGTCGCCACCTCGTGCCCGTTGAGCCCTCAGAGTGCTCCCCCCTCCACGGGATACcatccacccccacccccacccaaCCCACTTCCCTCCCAATGGGGCCGGGCCACACAGCCCCCCCATCGCCAATCCCAGGAACTATGCTACCGGTGGAATAGAGGACTTTGCAAGGTGGCCGACAACCGATGCCGCTACACTCACGCCTGCAGAGAGTGTAGAGGAAACCATCGGGCCATTCATTGCCACCGCACCAACCCCCAGGGCGGTCGCGACAGGTCTCCTGGTCCCCGTTGGTCCCCCGGTCCACGCCCCTTTCAGGGCCCCAGTTTCCGTCGATACTAG